One window of Chryseobacterium sp. JJR-5R genomic DNA carries:
- a CDS encoding outer membrane beta-barrel protein, with the protein MIRKFIMMASACLLYSHAYAQSKWSLSLPSSKENTEVSPVVKEKVDEYAKKIDAIIQEEKKLMEAELMALQDKNPEKADFDRQKSEIAERYSAKIDRRIEDLGFDLDAVIQKQVKYSLLSNDVASNEELKAKILQKFRPKKIISSYFSYGIMTLTNNLPDNELDKNIGYASNLEFGLNFNYQFGRTSPLGLISGIRFSWRTLRLDNNLYFEKGPDAHVYLAAYEKNLDKNKLRTGYIIIPLGLQYNFSKLKDAGMGINYRNFRDGFKMAGYFYGGIKMSTNNIVSGDGPDFRERGNYQVNPFVYGAQFTVSYNDFSIFVKKDFSNFFKGGNFANDKALVFGVSLGL; encoded by the coding sequence ATGATCAGGAAATTTATCATGATGGCTTCTGCATGCCTTTTATACAGCCACGCCTATGCTCAGTCCAAATGGTCACTCAGCCTCCCTTCTTCAAAAGAAAATACGGAAGTAAGCCCTGTTGTCAAGGAAAAGGTGGACGAATATGCGAAAAAGATTGATGCCATTATTCAGGAAGAAAAAAAGCTGATGGAAGCTGAACTTATGGCTCTTCAGGATAAAAATCCGGAAAAGGCTGACTTTGACCGGCAGAAATCTGAAATTGCCGAACGTTATTCCGCAAAAATTGACCGCAGGATTGAGGATTTGGGGTTTGATCTGGATGCCGTAATTCAAAAGCAGGTAAAATACTCACTGTTAAGCAACGATGTGGCCTCAAATGAAGAATTAAAGGCGAAAATCCTGCAGAAATTCCGCCCGAAGAAAATCATTTCAAGCTATTTTTCCTACGGAATCATGACCCTTACCAATAATCTGCCGGATAATGAACTGGACAAGAATATAGGCTATGCCAGTAATCTTGAATTCGGGCTGAATTTTAATTATCAATTTGGCAGGACAAGTCCGCTGGGACTGATTTCCGGAATCCGGTTTTCCTGGAGAACCCTTCGGCTGGATAATAACCTGTATTTTGAAAAAGGGCCGGATGCCCATGTATATCTGGCAGCATATGAGAAAAATCTGGACAAAAATAAGCTGAGAACCGGATATATAATCATTCCTTTAGGGCTGCAGTATAACTTTTCTAAGCTTAAAGACGCAGGAATGGGTATTAACTACAGAAACTTCCGGGACGGGTTTAAAATGGCCGGGTACTTTTACGGCGGGATAAAAATGTCTACAAATAATATCGTAAGCGGAGACGGACCGGATTTCAGGGAACGCGGGAATTACCAGGTAAATCCGTTTGTTTACGGTGCCCAGTTCACTGTTTCATACAATGATTTCAGCATTTTCGTAAAAAAAGACTTCAGTAATTTTTTTAAAGGCGGAAATTTTGCCAATGACAAAGCTTTGGTATTCGGGGTTTCTTTGGGCTTATAA
- a CDS encoding RNA polymerase sigma factor → MKLLFGNKKDILLSRLKKQDPAAQKIFYDQNVKKFLSISRSYISDLYQAEDCLIKAFCKIFKNIESFREEGSFDGWARRVVVNECLNFIKSHKTVFYLDEVSPSYLEEIREEEVSFDFNAQDLLDQLPDNYRMVFNLYVLEEYSHQEIADALQISIAVSKTQLFRAKEKMRKIYFQQQETVKNEHYKK, encoded by the coding sequence ATGAAGCTTTTGTTCGGAAATAAAAAAGATATTTTGCTGAGCCGCCTGAAAAAACAGGATCCGGCCGCACAGAAAATCTTTTATGATCAGAATGTAAAGAAATTTCTGAGTATAAGCAGAAGCTATATCAGCGATCTGTATCAGGCTGAAGACTGCCTTATCAAAGCATTCTGTAAAATTTTTAAAAATATAGAAAGCTTCCGTGAGGAAGGCAGTTTTGACGGATGGGCCAGAAGAGTGGTGGTAAATGAATGCCTTAACTTTATCAAAAGCCACAAAACGGTTTTTTACCTTGATGAAGTGAGCCCATCCTATCTTGAAGAGATCCGTGAAGAAGAGGTAAGTTTTGATTTTAATGCACAGGATCTGCTGGATCAGCTGCCGGACAATTACAGAATGGTTTTTAACCTGTATGTTTTGGAAGAGTATTCGCACCAGGAAATTGCTGATGCATTGCAGATTTCAATAGCGGTAAGCAAAACACAGCTATTCAGGGCAAAAGAGAAGATGAGAAAAATCTATTTTCAACAACAGGAAACCGTAAAAAATGAGCACTACAAAAAATAA
- a CDS encoding cysteine desulfurase, whose product MFDIQEIRSQFSILDRQVNGKPLVYLDNAATSQKPDSVLEVWKQYYTEINANVHRGIHTLSQLATEEMELSRRKIQKFINAAHDFEVIFTKGTTEGLNLISYILTQKLKKDDEVIISYLEHHSNIVPWQLLCERTGAKLRVIPIDQEGILDLDQFDGFLSEKTKVVSLNHVSNALGVINPIEEIIERTRKNTDACIVIDGAQSAPHFTVDVQKMDCDFFVFSGHKMYAPMGTGILYGKQELLEELPPFHGGGEMIATCSFTGTTYAALPFKYEAGTPNVGGNIALGAAVDFIEGIGQENIRNHENALLEYAQKELLQLEGIKIYGEKANRTGVVSFNLEGVGIASDVGMILDKLGIAVRTGHHCTQPIMEFFNIAGTVRASFAVYNTFNEIDLLVEGVKKAQRMLG is encoded by the coding sequence ATGTTTGACATTCAGGAAATAAGAAGTCAGTTTTCTATATTAGACAGGCAGGTGAACGGTAAGCCTCTGGTTTATCTGGATAATGCAGCAACATCTCAGAAACCGGATTCCGTTTTAGAAGTCTGGAAACAATATTATACGGAAATCAATGCCAATGTACACAGAGGGATTCATACTTTAAGTCAGCTGGCTACAGAAGAAATGGAGCTTTCCCGAAGAAAAATCCAGAAGTTCATCAATGCTGCGCATGATTTTGAAGTCATTTTTACCAAAGGCACAACAGAAGGGCTGAACCTGATTTCCTATATTCTTACGCAGAAGCTTAAGAAAGATGATGAGGTGATCATCTCTTATCTGGAACATCACTCCAATATTGTCCCGTGGCAATTGCTTTGTGAAAGGACCGGAGCAAAGTTAAGGGTAATCCCTATCGATCAGGAAGGTATTCTTGACCTTGACCAGTTCGATGGATTTTTAAGTGAAAAAACAAAAGTGGTTTCTTTAAATCATGTTTCCAATGCATTGGGCGTGATTAATCCTATTGAAGAAATCATTGAAAGAACCAGAAAGAATACGGATGCCTGTATTGTCATTGACGGTGCCCAGTCGGCTCCTCACTTTACGGTTGATGTACAGAAAATGGACTGTGATTTCTTCGTTTTCTCAGGGCATAAAATGTATGCTCCGATGGGAACGGGAATTTTATACGGGAAACAGGAACTTCTTGAAGAGCTTCCTCCGTTTCACGGAGGAGGAGAAATGATTGCCACCTGCTCATTTACCGGAACAACCTATGCCGCACTGCCTTTTAAATATGAGGCAGGAACACCCAATGTTGGTGGGAACATTGCTTTGGGAGCGGCTGTAGATTTTATTGAGGGTATTGGACAGGAAAACATCCGGAACCATGAAAATGCTTTGCTGGAATATGCTCAAAAAGAACTTTTGCAGCTGGAAGGGATTAAAATTTACGGTGAAAAGGCTAACAGGACCGGAGTCGTTTCCTTTAATCTGGAGGGAGTAGGGATTGCTTCTGATGTCGGGATGATTCTGGATAAGTTAGGCATCGCGGTAAGAACCGGGCATCACTGCACACAGCCGATTATGGAATTCTTTAATATTGCCGGAACCGTGAGAGCAAGCTTTGCCGTTTATAATACTTTTAATGAGATTGACCTTTTGGTAGAAGGCGTAAAAAAGGCGCAGCGCATGCTGGGTTAA
- the fumC gene encoding class II fumarate hydratase, whose translation MSYRIEKDTMGEVQVPADKFWGAQTERSRNNFKIGPEGSMPQEIIEAFAYLKKAAAFTNTDLGVLPAEKRDMIAKVCDEILEGKLHDQFPLVIWQTGSGTQSNMNVNEVVSNRAHVNNGGTLGDKSEIHPNDDVNKSQSSNDTYPTAMHIAAYKKVVEVTIPAVEKLRDTLAEKTEAFKNIVKIGRTHLMDATPLTLGQEFSGYVAQLNYGIKALKNTLPHLSELALGGTAVGTGLNTPQGYDVKVAEYIAQFTSHPFVTAENKFEALAAHDAIVESHGALKQLAVSLYKIAQDIRLLASGPRSGIGEIHIPENEPGSSIMPGKVNPTQNEAMTMVCAQVLGNDTTISFAGTQGNYELNVFKPVMAYNFLQSAQLIADACISFNDHCAVGIEPNHERIKELVDKSLMLVTALNTHIGYENAAKIAKTAHKNGTTLKEEAINLGFVTSEQFDEWVKPEDMVGSLK comes from the coding sequence ATGAGTTACAGAATAGAAAAAGACACCATGGGTGAAGTGCAGGTTCCTGCAGACAAGTTTTGGGGTGCCCAGACAGAACGTTCAAGAAATAATTTCAAAATCGGGCCTGAAGGTTCTATGCCACAGGAAATCATCGAAGCTTTTGCATATCTGAAGAAAGCGGCAGCATTTACCAATACTGACCTCGGAGTTCTTCCTGCCGAAAAAAGAGATATGATTGCTAAAGTATGTGACGAAATCCTTGAAGGAAAGCTGCATGACCAGTTTCCTCTGGTAATCTGGCAGACAGGTTCCGGAACGCAGTCCAACATGAACGTGAATGAAGTGGTTTCAAACAGAGCCCATGTAAACAACGGCGGTACTTTAGGCGATAAATCTGAAATCCATCCCAATGACGATGTGAACAAATCCCAGTCTTCCAATGATACATATCCGACAGCCATGCACATTGCTGCTTACAAAAAAGTGGTTGAGGTTACCATCCCGGCAGTTGAAAAACTGAGAGATACCTTGGCTGAAAAGACGGAAGCTTTTAAAAATATTGTTAAAATCGGAAGGACGCATTTAATGGATGCCACGCCGCTGACTTTAGGCCAGGAGTTTTCAGGATATGTGGCCCAGCTGAATTACGGAATTAAAGCTTTAAAAAATACATTGCCTCACCTTTCCGAACTTGCTTTGGGAGGAACTGCAGTAGGAACCGGATTAAATACGCCACAAGGTTATGATGTGAAAGTCGCTGAATATATTGCTCAATTTACCAGCCATCCTTTTGTAACGGCAGAAAATAAATTTGAAGCACTGGCTGCCCACGATGCCATTGTAGAATCCCACGGTGCCTTAAAACAACTGGCGGTTTCTTTGTATAAAATTGCTCAGGACATCAGGCTGCTGGCTTCAGGGCCGCGTTCGGGAATCGGAGAAATTCACATCCCTGAAAATGAACCCGGATCTTCAATCATGCCCGGTAAAGTAAATCCTACGCAAAATGAAGCAATGACCATGGTCTGCGCGCAGGTTTTAGGGAATGACACGACCATTTCTTTTGCAGGGACCCAGGGAAATTATGAGCTTAACGTGTTCAAACCGGTAATGGCCTATAATTTCTTACAATCTGCACAGTTAATTGCAGACGCCTGTATTTCATTTAATGACCATTGTGCAGTAGGCATTGAACCTAATCATGAGAGGATAAAAGAACTGGTTGACAAATCTTTAATGCTGGTAACTGCCTTAAATACCCACATCGGCTATGAAAATGCAGCAAAAATTGCAAAGACCGCCCATAAAAACGGGACAACCCTGAAAGAAGAAGCCATCAATCTTGGATTTGTAACTTCCGAACAGTTTGACGAATGGGTGAAGCCTGAAGATATGGTGGGAAGCCTCAAATAA
- a CDS encoding 50S ribosomal protein L25/general stress protein Ctc, translating into MKSITIQGTKRESVGKKSTKALRDAELVPCVVYGGGEPLNFSAEERAFKGLVYTPEAHTVSIEVDGQTIPAVLQDIQFHPITDKILHADFYQLADDKPVVMEVPVRLTGRSKGVVAGGALRQSFRKLKVKAIPANLPDEIVVDVTPLRIGNKLYIGGIKTEGYSFMHPDNAVVVAVKMSRNAMKGGAVVEDEDEEEEAATEEGAAPAAEETTAAE; encoded by the coding sequence ATGAAATCTATTACAATTCAAGGTACAAAAAGAGAAAGCGTGGGCAAAAAGTCGACAAAAGCTTTACGTGATGCTGAATTAGTTCCTTGTGTTGTTTACGGAGGTGGCGAGCCATTGAACTTCTCTGCAGAAGAGAGAGCTTTCAAAGGTTTGGTATATACTCCTGAAGCACACACGGTATCTATTGAGGTTGATGGTCAGACAATTCCGGCTGTTCTTCAGGATATTCAGTTCCACCCGATCACGGATAAAATTCTTCACGCAGATTTCTATCAGCTGGCTGATGACAAGCCTGTTGTTATGGAAGTTCCGGTAAGACTTACAGGCCGTTCTAAAGGTGTTGTGGCTGGTGGTGCTTTGCGTCAGTCTTTCAGAAAATTAAAGGTAAAAGCTATTCCGGCTAACTTGCCTGATGAGATCGTTGTAGATGTTACTCCATTAAGAATCGGTAACAAATTATACATCGGTGGTATTAAAACTGAAGGATATTCTTTCATGCACCCGGACAATGCAGTAGTCGTTGCTGTTAAGATGTCTAGAAATGCAATGAAGGGTGGTGCAGTAGTTGAAGATGAGGATGAAGAAGAAGAAGCTGCAACAGAAGAAGGAGCAGCTCCGGCAGCAGAAGAAACAACTGCAGCAGAATAA
- a CDS encoding T9SS type A sorting domain-containing protein, producing the protein MKKNLFLLVFVAGLSQAQVFSENFNTGTMPSGWTADNADTSENWGVGTENSFATFPDGAAYFDDDNAGEEGINSNASLASPVINLTGVVNPKLSFKYANMIYNDDSTLKVEVFNGASWIQVFTFSGEAGDWGLDPDTFVFYVDAYAEATNIDLTPYINPDFRLRFVYDDAGDYSYGVVVDDVVISSGILATSDVSFQDAVEIYPNPVKDNFYIKPDLKPGSVISVIDMSGKAVKTFRQKSGAYSLSDLPEGTYMLMIDSDTSTFTVRKKIIKQ; encoded by the coding sequence ATGAAAAAAAATTTATTTTTATTAGTATTCGTTGCCGGATTAAGCCAGGCACAGGTGTTTTCTGAAAATTTTAACACCGGAACAATGCCTTCCGGATGGACAGCCGATAATGCGGACACCTCAGAAAACTGGGGAGTGGGAACGGAAAATAGTTTTGCGACGTTTCCGGACGGCGCTGCGTATTTTGATGATGATAATGCCGGTGAAGAAGGTATTAATTCCAATGCAAGCCTGGCTTCACCTGTCATTAATCTTACAGGAGTTGTAAATCCGAAATTGTCATTTAAATATGCCAACATGATTTATAATGATGATTCTACCCTAAAGGTTGAGGTCTTCAACGGAGCTTCCTGGATACAGGTATTTACTTTTTCCGGTGAGGCGGGAGACTGGGGACTGGATCCTGATACTTTTGTATTTTATGTTGATGCTTATGCAGAGGCAACAAATATTGACTTAACACCTTATATAAATCCTGATTTCCGACTCAGGTTCGTATATGATGATGCCGGAGATTATTCTTATGGCGTTGTGGTGGATGATGTGGTAATTTCTTCAGGTATTTTGGCAACATCAGATGTTTCGTTTCAGGATGCAGTTGAAATCTATCCCAATCCTGTAAAAGATAATTTTTACATCAAACCGGATTTGAAACCCGGATCGGTCATTTCAGTAATTGATATGTCGGGAAAAGCAGTAAAAACTTTCAGGCAAAAATCAGGTGCCTATAGCCTGTCAGATCTTCCTGAGGGTACTTATATGCTCATGATCGATAGCGATACATCAACGTTCACGGTCAGGAAAAAAATTATAAAACAATAA
- a CDS encoding ribose-phosphate pyrophosphokinase: protein MADQLSYLFSTRTSKDLAEKIAQHYGQQLGKINFQEFSDGEFEPVLDESVRGGRVFLIGSTFPPADNLLELLLMIDAAKRASAKSITVVLPYFGLARQDRKDKPRAPIGAKLVANLLTAAGATRVMTMDLHADQIQGFFEIPVDHLYASTIFVDYIRNLNLEDLTIASPDMGGAKRAKNYAGHLGADVVIAYKERKKANVVEEMFLIGDVEGKNVILIDDMIDTAGTLCKAADILIEKGAKSVRAMATHGVLSGKAYDNIENSRLLEVIVTDSIPVKNNLSTKIKVLSCAALFADVMKMVHEHQSISSKFII from the coding sequence ATGGCCGATCAGTTAAGTTATCTATTTAGTACAAGGACGAGTAAGGACTTGGCAGAGAAAATTGCCCAGCATTACGGGCAGCAGTTAGGAAAAATCAACTTTCAGGAGTTCAGCGACGGAGAATTTGAGCCCGTTCTGGATGAATCTGTAAGGGGAGGAAGGGTTTTCCTGATTGGATCTACATTTCCCCCGGCAGACAATCTTCTGGAGCTTCTTCTGATGATTGATGCTGCGAAAAGAGCTTCTGCAAAAAGCATTACTGTTGTACTCCCTTATTTCGGGCTTGCAAGACAGGACAGAAAAGACAAACCGAGAGCGCCCATCGGGGCAAAACTGGTTGCCAATCTGTTGACTGCTGCAGGCGCAACAAGGGTAATGACGATGGATCTGCATGCAGACCAGATCCAGGGATTCTTTGAAATTCCGGTAGATCATCTGTATGCTTCCACAATTTTTGTGGATTATATCAGGAATCTTAACCTGGAAGACCTTACCATTGCTTCCCCGGATATGGGAGGGGCAAAAAGAGCAAAAAACTATGCAGGCCACCTAGGTGCAGACGTTGTTATTGCCTATAAGGAAAGAAAAAAAGCCAATGTGGTGGAAGAAATGTTCCTTATCGGAGATGTGGAAGGTAAAAATGTAATCCTCATCGATGATATGATAGATACGGCGGGCACACTTTGCAAAGCCGCTGATATCCTGATAGAAAAAGGAGCTAAATCAGTAAGGGCAATGGCTACGCACGGCGTTCTTTCAGGCAAGGCATATGATAATATTGAGAACTCAAGATTGCTGGAAGTAATTGTAACTGACTCAATTCCTGTGAAAAATAATTTGTCAACTAAAATAAAAGTACTATCTTGCGCCGCATTATTCGCAGACGTTATGAAAATGGTTCACGAGCACCAGTCAATTAGCAGTAAATTCATTATCTAA